Within Astyanax mexicanus isolate ESR-SI-001 chromosome 2, AstMex3_surface, whole genome shotgun sequence, the genomic segment GGTTTAGAGTTCTCAAAGGATTTGGGTTTTAATTGTGGATAATGAGGGTAAGTAAGCTGAAATAAGTGAGCCCTCGCACTAGCCAGCACCCTTAATTAACACGTTTTGACCGCTGCATTAGCACAGAGCCGTCCACATGCCGGACCTCTCCTCTATCCGCCCCCAGCTTTCACACCAGAGACTGTGCTGTAACCTCATCCCTCAGCGTGTGAACCATAAAAGGAAAATCAGAACGAATGGAACAGGCCCACTGCGTTTCAGCAGGTCCTGTTTTCAGTGACtgaacaaacaaaccaacagaaCCGAAATACAAAGGATGAACCGAGTCATGAAATCGAAAGGGCACTGAAAATGCAAGTCAGTATACAGTAATTCTATACAGCATTCCAGCTGCCCACAATTTATTGGTAATTTAAATTAAGTTGCCCTTACAAGATTACAAGTTTACAACTTATATTGGGCAGTACTTTTCActagtgtatacagctctgaattcTGTAATGAATTTTACCTGATACCACTAATGAACTACATAAGAAGCCATTCCTGAGGTGAACTTGGTGATTTAGAGTAAACTGTCAGCCAGAAACATATATATTGTACAGGTACATTTTTGCTTACCAAAGTACAAACAGTAAATGCACCCTCAAACGTACAACATGATCCTCCAGGTTCATCTGTGTGCCTTAAAAGTAGGAGAAACACCTGCTACTTATAAAGTTTGCATCCTTAGATTTAAGTATGGATTCAagcaacatatatacatatacaatatatttttgaGTTTATTGAGGGTAAGAGTCATGTCATTGCACTgtttttaagtacaattatttaagtatgTGATCATTATATAAATTAGGCCATTATTACTAAACATATTAGTATGAAATACTAAAGAAATCTGATTTAGattaccagtcaaacgttttcaaagtgaaggaaaagcggttaacaagagctcagcacctcacAGTTGGAGAACCAACCAGGTTCTACCTCACGAATTTcacatattctggcttgttttacacttttttgtttacttaataattacagatgtgttccttcatagttttgatgtcatcaatattaatctacaatgcagaaactaataataaataaataaaaataaataaataaagaaaaaagattaaCTTCTAGAAGAAATTTTAGaagtaacttttaaaaaagtgtagGAAACATTGACTTTTATCTACTTCACTTAAAATGAAGTAGAttgtacatttataaaaaaaaatatatatatatatatatatatatgaaaccaCCCCAGTGAGAGTTTGTACAGCTTTTTGAGGGTTCAGGGGAAACACTGTACAATAAACTGGGCAGTGAGGATCACTGCTCTAGATGAGGTTCTGATGAGGTTGTATAACATGCCATTTCTGTCCAAAAAAATAGAAAGGTTTATCTGTATGAGAAGGCAAAACTTTCCTGATTTTCAATGTTGTAAGTTAAATTGGTGTAATGAACATGTAGTGAATGTTCTTTCATTCACCACAAACTGTTTACAGAATATAAAGAGTATCTGTCAGTAAATTATGCAGATTTAAGATACTTAAAGGGGCTTTTTGTAATTAGgagtatttttttctctttttgtgttttttgtatttatgcattgttctttaaacaataaGGTTTGGATGAGATGGGGATTTGTCTATTGAGATAAATATGGCACAAACAAAAGTAATGGTGATAAGTTAACTGTTGCTGGGGAGCTTTCTATGTCTGTAAGAGGGAAGACCCTCCCTAAGAGTCTCATAGTGAGAATATTTGCTGTGAGACTGAATAAGTCAGTAAAAGCTCTTTTTGCCTAGGCGAGACGACCCTCCGTCAGAATGGTTTTGCACCACCATAACAAGGCTGGTGGAAGTAGAGATTAACTGCAATTAGTGTTGGATGACCTTACCCCCAACTGCAGTCCAGTCTTTTATTAACAAGGCTTTTTCTTTTCTAAAGAATGCCTGGACCCAATTCTTTCAATTATGCAAATGGGGGTTGAAGTCAAAGTGGTTGAGAAGGGTGACACTTTCCAAACTGGGAATCCAGGGAGCTTCACTCACTGCGGTGGACGCGGGCTCTTCTCAGGATTTTACTTTCCTACCTTTCCTTTCCTGCAGTACAACAACAAGCCTCCACTTCACAACTATCCCACCGCAGACTCTGGCTCTGATCGGCCTGGCCGAGACGAAAATCCGGAAAAAAAGGGGTCTCAGGAATTGGAAGATTAAGAGGGGGGTGGGGTGGAGGGTGGGGGTTGAGGCTATCAAAGCAGATTTGCTGTGCTTCTTGTTCTAGCAAGGGATGAAAATACCCTGTGGGCAAGGAGAGAGGGGTCATGGGACTCCCAAAAGGATTACCTTGAACTGGAGTCATGAGACTTGTCCTGAACAAAGAGCCTGCTCACATGCTCATCATATGAACAGCCCCTCTTAAAGTGGTGAAGTTTCATGGCCCGTGGGATTCAGTGGGCGTCCAAACACTGCGAGAGAGAGCACCCCTCGCTAGAGGAGCCGTAATGAGGGACTCTGAGGAGCCGAAGCGCTGCCACTCTCAATCACTCTGCCTAGCTGAGCTGAGGGGCTCCACAGGTAGGACCAGCATGTGCTTTCTGAAGCTGAGGAGCCTATGGGTTTTTCTTCTCTAGTGATTCTGGGACTGAAATGATGGGAAATACTGTGCAAATACTGGGGCAGCTGATTTAAAGAGATAATATACAAACAGATTCAGGTTTTCATGTAGCACTAAATGAAGTTTTTCAAATGTGAaaattgtttgctgtgtttttacaGGTTTTACAGGTTTTTAAAGCATCGTggcagcttattttttttttaaacaaatgttacACTGACTGTGAACTGGACTTCATGAAATGATATTGTGATACACTTTGCTTGTCCTGATTAAATACATGCAATTCACAACCTGTTTTATTCCTTTTAGTGATGAGATCCTCAGCCACTGAGGTTTAATGACACACTTTACAGCATGCACTCTCTTCATTGCGCAAGAGTAAATTAAAATGGACAAACCTAATTTTTAATCCTtaaagagctctctctctctcataacaTTAGAATTACATAATGTTGAATTTATTGGATGAGCAAATCTgagtaatttatattttttgataAATTACTTCATTGTAAGCTGTTGAATTACTCTTATGAACAGGAAGGTCTCagtgataaaaaaacacacacacacacacacaaatggttGGAAATATTATGTGTTATTGTAGATTTTTCCTTCCAACAGATTAGTCTAGACTGATTTCTCCTTAAAGTCGCCTCATAAAGGAATAGCAGGGGGTGAGTCATGGTTAGTTGGGTTTATGACCATAGCTCTTTCTTAGAGCCTGGTTCAGTCCTCTCCATCTTAACTTCCTGTGGAGATTTTCTTCAAAAAGCCTTTTGTCTTAATTAGGACTGAACTGACAACAAAAGCTCAGACAGATATTGCTTTGAACCGAGGTTATTTTCGTCTGGCACTGGAGCAAGATCAAAAAGCTGGCATCACAGGATCTGACATCTCCTTTGGCAAGCGTTACCTTTGTTTCCCTGCTTTCCTTGGCACTTTCTCCAAAAGGGAACAGGAGGGCAATGACCAGGGTCCAAAGCAGATCTGATGTCCAATTTGCTATGCACTAATAATTTCAGGCAAAACAGAAAATGGCCTAGATGTGATCAGCAGCCTCTCCTGATTCCGGTTTCCTTGTTTGTTTCTAATTTCACTTCTGTATCACTCCTGATAACAGATTTTTAATGGTCTGGTGATTTAGTACGTGTCTGTTCAATTCTCTGCAGAGCGGCATATTCCTAGAAGTGCGTTCAGCTGAGAGTAATGTGTTAGTAATTGTGAATAAGTGCGCTTTGCTCAGCTAAAGCAGCAAGCGGTCTGTTTAATCTCTCACAGGTTTTTAGTGCGCACATTTATCCTGCCAAATATACCATGTGCAGCAGTATACATTTACCAGGCTGCACCTACTGTACTGCTTATACTTTAGACAGGATTAGCATAGTAGTAAGAGGATTAAATGCATCTAGCTAGGCATAACTTGAGGGAGTAAATGTACTTCTTACAGTAACTGCTTTAATGCATGTGCGTATTCTGTCCTCAAAGAGAGAAAGACGGAAAGTGCTTCATATATGAAACTCGTAATTCATAACACTTGTGACCTTCGGCTTTTAATGGCATTATATGTTGAGCACCATATGCTATCAAAGTTATATGTGAACTTGAAATGAAGTGAAATAACATAATTCTAACTATataaatgtgtgtctgtgttttcttGTGTTCACAGGGACAGAAAGCCTGGGTTGAACGGACCTTTCAGAAAAGAGAATGCAATCACATTTTCCCATCAAAAGATCCAACTCGGTAAGCCTCTCTTTTAacgaacgtttttttttttgtcttttgtaaaATATTCTGAATTGcatcaattactgaaataaaaggcAGTAAATCAATCACCGATCTGCAGAATGAATAGACTCATCATTAACTCAGATCTTCCTGACTGGAGCAAGGAGCAAAATTAGCACTAACTGATGACACTTAAAAAGTCTCACTTTCTCTACAATAATTAAGAAAGGCCACTGACATCAATATTCCTGTTATGTATCAGTGTGAGGGCACATTGTGTGCCAGGCTGCTTTGTAGTTGTATGTGCGGGGGCAAAAGGGGCTAATATGGACCGGTTCACTGGCCACCCGTGGCCAGCAAGGTGGAGAGTTGCCAGAGTGAATGGCCTTTATGTGCATGGAGGCACGTATTAAAGAGGGCCATGAAAACACAGCTAGCAGCCTGCATACACGGGATCCACACTTTCTTTTATCTTCATTCGTCTCATCATTACAGAACCTGGGGGGCATTCAAACTGGCCACACAAGCAACAAGTTTTCACAAGGTCTTCACAAAGTTTTCACAAAGTTTTCACAAGGTTTCCAAGTCTTCTCCTCTAATAAAACCTTCTCTTCACTGACGGGTCTTAACTGTTTTCCCTAAGGTGTGCCTGTGGAAATTTGCTGACTCAGCATGCCGCAATCCCATCTGCTGCTGTCACCAACAAGCCTGCAGTGGACAACCTGCTGGTGCAGGTGGACCCGCCTCAGGAAAAATGGACTGTGTCCAAACACACGCAGACTTCCCCCACGGACGCTTACGGCACCATCGAGTTCCAGGGAGGAGGATTCATCAACAAAGCCATGGTAAAGACATTGAAaacaactactttaaaaaaaaaaaaaaaaaaaaaacattttttagcattttagaaAGATGAGCAGGAAATAATTACTTAGAATcacttaatgctgctttaaaatatGGATTTTACATTAAGTACCAGTGATATGTTGAACTGTAGGTACAACTAAATTATGCAGACCTTCTTAAAATCAAGTGGAATTCCCATTTAAgtctactttttaaaataataataataaacgaatCATcactaaaatcttttttttattcttatttttattcacagTATATCAGGGTGTCTTATGACACCAAACCAGACAACCTGCTGCACCTCATGGTGAAAGACTGGCACCTGGAGCTTCCCACTTTACTCATATCCGTTCATGGAGGCCTCCAGAACTTTGACCTGCAACCAAAACTCAAGCAGGTGTTCGGAAAAGGACTGATCAAAGCTGCTGTTACGACTGGAGCCTGGATCTTCACTGCTGGCATTAACACAGGTGAGCAAATTTAAAGGTTAACAAATCGCATAATGCTGCTTGTTTTGTCATTCGCAACAGATATATCACACAGTCATCTTTCTTTCAGGGGTAATGCGCCATGTTGGAGATGCACTGAAAGACCATTCCTCTAAATCCAGAGGCAAAGTCTGTGCCATAGGGATTGCTCCATGGGGAATTCTAGAGAGCAAGGAAGATCTTATCGGACGAGACGTGAGTCTGAATATGTGACTCCAGACAGGAGTATTTTTAGTGTGATAATAAAAATCCAACatctggttgattgattgatgaaGATGTTACTTAATGAATATATCTGGACTTGTTCAGGTGAACAAACCTTACCAGGCGATGTCCAATCCACTGAGCAAGCTGGCCGTGCTCAACAGCAGCCACTCACACTTCATCCTGTGTGATAACGGCACATGTGGGAAATACGGGGCGGAGGTCAAACTGCGGAGGCAGCTGGAGAAACACATATCTCTGCAGAAGATTAACACCCGTAAGTATGTTCAGACCAACCAGTAATGCCATGCCTCACCCACATCTGCTCCTAATGCATCGCTGATCTTCTCAACTTAAATGATTGTTTATGGGTGCATTTTGACAGCTTAAGGATGGTGAAGCTGTGTGGAAGATCGCACTGAAAGATCCTTTTTATCCGCTGTAGTTTATTACTGCCAGAAAGTGTTGGTGGATGGACTGAGATGCTCTTGTCTGTGACCTGTGGGTTTCCCTTTGTCATCCTATGCCTGGAAATTGGGATAAGGCAGGGACAGCAAAGGGATGCTCAGCTGTCACCACTCACATCACCTCCTGACCTCCTTCTGTTGGAAAAATACATATATCAAACGTTAGTTATTGAGAATTCTACTTGAATTACTGGTTCTTGTCTCAAAATAATGGTTAAGAAACATAATACATGTTGAAAGCATGTtgaatatatatagaaatatgtaTAATGTGATGTAGACCTACAGTTT encodes:
- the trpm1b gene encoding transient receptor potential cation channel subfamily M member 1b isoform X1; amino-acid sequence: MVLSFAAQGQKAWVERTFQKRECNHIFPSKDPTRCACGNLLTQHAAIPSAAVTNKPAVDNLLVQVDPPQEKWTVSKHTQTSPTDAYGTIEFQGGGFINKAMYIRVSYDTKPDNLLHLMVKDWHLELPTLLISVHGGLQNFDLQPKLKQVFGKGLIKAAVTTGAWIFTAGINTGVMRHVGDALKDHSSKSRGKVCAIGIAPWGILESKEDLIGRDVNKPYQAMSNPLSKLAVLNSSHSHFILCDNGTCGKYGAEVKLRRQLEKHISLQKINTRLGQGVPLLCLIVEGGPNMITVVLESLREDPPVPVVVCDGSGRASDIISFAHKHSQKGGIIGDDARDQLLVTIQKTFSYSKSQSQQIFLMIMDCMKKRELVSTCIKQEAGVQTTQNALLELDDRICNRIIVIF